Proteins encoded within one genomic window of Candidatus Zixiibacteriota bacterium:
- a CDS encoding ATP-binding cassette domain-containing protein encodes MSYLVLENINKSFGAKVAVRNLSLEVPRGSIYGVIGPNGAGKTTTIRMIMNITVPDSGRVLIEGRERPADFKNIVGYLPEERGLYKKMTVLEIITYMAALKGFPETRSRKEAVPWLERMNLLEYKDHKVEELSKGMQQKLQFITTILHDPELIILDELFSGLDPLNIELIKSVILDLKARGKTILFSTHVMEQAEKLCDHVCMINRGSKVLDGRMSEVKAAHGTNTIELVVDGDASFVNQLPGVSRLVTYPNYLELQLADGADSNAILQAVASKVSVRRFSIEEPSLYNIFIEVAGVDPDQLASGTGGGAHA; translated from the coding sequence ATGTCGTATCTTGTACTTGAGAATATCAATAAGTCGTTTGGCGCTAAAGTTGCCGTCAGGAATCTTTCGCTGGAAGTTCCACGCGGATCTATTTATGGCGTTATCGGTCCCAATGGAGCCGGTAAAACAACGACTATTCGCATGATAATGAATATCACGGTACCGGACTCGGGACGGGTGTTGATCGAGGGCCGTGAGCGACCGGCTGATTTTAAGAACATTGTCGGTTATCTGCCCGAGGAACGCGGTCTCTATAAAAAAATGACCGTACTTGAAATCATCACCTACATGGCGGCGTTAAAAGGCTTCCCCGAGACACGCAGCCGTAAGGAAGCCGTTCCCTGGCTCGAGCGCATGAACCTGCTCGAATACAAAGATCACAAGGTGGAAGAACTCTCCAAAGGAATGCAGCAGAAGCTCCAGTTCATTACCACCATACTGCACGATCCCGAATTGATCATTCTGGATGAGCTCTTTTCGGGGCTTGACCCGCTCAACATAGAATTAATCAAATCGGTGATTCTCGATCTGAAGGCACGCGGCAAGACGATCCTTTTTTCGACTCATGTGATGGAACAGGCCGAGAAACTCTGTGATCATGTCTGTATGATCAACCGAGGCTCGAAAGTCCTCGACGGACGCATGAGCGAAGTTAAAGCCGCGCACGGTACGAATACGATCGAACTCGTCGTTGACGGCGACGCGAGTTTTGTCAACCAGCTACCGGGGGTGTCACGCCTGGTGACTTATCCCAATTATCTGGAGTTACAACTGGCCGACGGCGCCGACAGCAACGCCATCCTTCAGGCGGTGGCTTCCAAAGTTTCCGTGCGACGGTTTTCCATTGAGGAGCCCTCTCTCTATAATATCTTCATCGAGGTGGCTGGTGTCGATCCCGATCAACTGGCTTCCGGAACGGGAGGAGGCGCCCATGCGTAA
- a CDS encoding DUF72 domain-containing protein — translation MNADVRVGTSGYSFNDWKGPFYPEKLDKGKMLDHYVKFFRTVEINSTYYRIPHPAVMANMVKKAPEGFDFMIKVPQSFTHRRSDLEADVAAYREALKPFEESGKLAGTLAQFPYSFKFSQNNLDYLAVINETLKPNRLFVEFRHNGWVNRPMYDFLCRHEIGYVCVDEPALPGLLNPDAFATTDTGYVRMHGRNAEKWWNSGALRYDYAYSKEELEEWRQKIMKLKTKTKTVYMFFNNCHHGHAARDAFAFVQMLNG, via the coding sequence ATGAATGCAGATGTTCGTGTCGGGACATCCGGCTACAGCTTCAACGACTGGAAAGGACCGTTTTACCCTGAGAAGCTCGACAAGGGGAAAATGCTCGATCATTACGTCAAGTTCTTCCGTACGGTCGAGATCAACTCGACCTATTATCGCATTCCCCATCCGGCTGTAATGGCGAATATGGTCAAGAAAGCCCCGGAAGGATTCGATTTCATGATCAAGGTGCCGCAGTCCTTTACTCATCGCCGCTCCGATCTGGAGGCGGATGTGGCGGCATATCGCGAGGCACTGAAGCCGTTTGAAGAGTCCGGCAAGCTGGCCGGTACTTTAGCCCAGTTTCCCTATTCGTTCAAATTCTCTCAGAACAATCTTGATTATCTCGCTGTGATCAACGAAACACTAAAACCCAACCGGCTGTTCGTGGAGTTTCGGCATAACGGCTGGGTCAACCGCCCCATGTACGATTTCCTGTGCCGTCATGAAATCGGTTATGTCTGTGTCGATGAACCGGCTCTTCCGGGTTTGCTTAATCCCGACGCTTTTGCCACCACCGATACCGGCTATGTTCGCATGCACGGCCGCAATGCCGAGAAGTGGTGGAACAGCGGAGCTTTGCGTTACGATTATGCCTACAGCAAGGAAGAGCTCGAGGAATGGCGACAGAAAATCATGAAGCTGAAGACAAAAACTAAGACGGTTTATATGTTCTTTAACAACTGTCACCATGGCCATGCGGCCCGCGATGCTTTTGCCTTCGTTCAGATGCTTAACGGATGA
- a CDS encoding extracellular solute-binding protein has protein sequence MMRKLIFIAALLTLITATIHAETTIKWWQFWTDAAIRPTINEMVAEFEQQNPDIKVEVTDLTWANGHEKIVIALSSGTGPDVLELGSDWIAQFAESGHLAVLSDDIAEDSSEYQGWGMATYKGDVYARPWILGTRILFANRTLLNRAGFEPDYIPITEQELYIAAMKVDSLGKDIYGWGSNSAEKHRLYKKFMPFFWSNGAQVLTDDDTRCVLASQEGIAALEVYKGLHDSCGFVSNQRGIEDAFLNGKIGFIISGDWLLKRIENEKRDIDLVSTLIPGPTFLGKSFMGGEFLAINTASEHKAAAGKFIRFITSPENQIKFCKANRSANPSSRTAQQDDYFQNNPHLKAFVSQIARAVHPPVHPEWVYMEEYIEDAVEACLFEGTGPAEALFVARKKIDKLLKE, from the coding sequence ATGATGCGCAAGTTGATTTTTATCGCCGCCCTGTTGACACTCATTACCGCAACTATCCATGCGGAAACCACTATCAAATGGTGGCAGTTCTGGACCGATGCTGCTATTCGCCCTACCATCAATGAAATGGTAGCTGAATTCGAACAGCAGAATCCCGACATAAAGGTAGAAGTTACCGATCTTACCTGGGCTAACGGTCATGAGAAGATCGTCATCGCCCTCTCTTCCGGAACCGGCCCGGATGTCCTGGAGTTGGGATCGGACTGGATTGCGCAATTCGCGGAGTCGGGGCACCTGGCCGTCCTGTCGGATGATATCGCCGAGGATTCATCCGAATACCAGGGCTGGGGTATGGCAACCTACAAGGGTGATGTCTATGCCCGTCCCTGGATTCTTGGCACACGCATTCTTTTTGCCAATCGCACTTTATTGAACAGAGCCGGCTTCGAACCGGATTACATCCCCATAACCGAACAGGAGCTGTACATTGCAGCTATGAAAGTTGACAGTCTTGGCAAGGATATCTATGGATGGGGTTCGAACAGCGCCGAAAAACATCGCCTTTATAAGAAGTTCATGCCGTTTTTCTGGTCGAACGGCGCTCAGGTCCTTACCGACGATGATACCCGTTGCGTGCTGGCTTCCCAGGAAGGTATCGCTGCGCTTGAGGTCTATAAAGGGCTGCACGACTCCTGTGGTTTCGTTTCCAATCAGCGGGGGATCGAAGACGCCTTTCTTAACGGAAAGATCGGTTTCATAATCTCAGGTGATTGGCTTTTGAAACGGATCGAGAACGAAAAACGAGATATTGATCTAGTATCGACATTGATACCCGGACCGACCTTTCTTGGCAAATCATTTATGGGCGGTGAATTTCTGGCCATCAATACCGCTTCAGAGCACAAGGCAGCTGCCGGCAAGTTCATCCGCTTTATAACATCACCGGAAAATCAGATTAAATTCTGCAAGGCCAATCGCTCGGCCAATCCTTCGAGTCGCACCGCCCAGCAGGATGACTATTTTCAAAATAACCCGCACCTGAAGGCTTTCGTTTCACAAATCGCTCGCGCCGTACATCCTCCAGTTCACCCGGAATGGGTTTATATGGAGGAGTATATTGAGGATGCCGTTGAGGCCTGTCTTTTCGAGGGAACGGGACCGGCGGAGGCACTTTTCGTGGCGCGCAAGAAAATCGATAAGTTACTCAAGGAATGA
- a CDS encoding sugar ABC transporter permease — MKKPRSTAALLTFPWSATLLAFWVFPLVYSFIVGFTDYRLLGRGYHWVGFDNYIQLFHDADFLSALGNTFVFVFGTIPVTTVIALVLALLVNKRFTGRGLFRAGYFLPSITSMVVIALIFTNLYQRGGYIATLATMIGLTPPEHGFLFDRDTALYSIMGMDIWMSVGYYMLIFLAGLKAIPTELYEAAAISGAGRIRQFFSITLPLLRPTALFILVINSIKSFQVFVEIFVMTKGKFDTATVVYFLYDEGLQTQFKFGYASAAAYVLFIIIGVFSLIQFILMRRRQPLW, encoded by the coding sequence ATGAAGAAACCCAGGTCGACAGCGGCGCTTCTGACTTTCCCCTGGTCGGCCACCCTGTTGGCTTTCTGGGTTTTTCCTCTTGTCTACTCATTCATAGTCGGATTTACCGATTATCGCCTGCTTGGACGTGGATATCACTGGGTAGGCTTCGATAATTACATACAGCTTTTTCATGATGCCGACTTTTTATCGGCCCTGGGGAATACATTTGTATTCGTTTTCGGCACCATTCCGGTAACAACCGTAATCGCCCTGGTTTTGGCATTGTTGGTCAATAAGCGCTTTACCGGACGCGGTCTTTTTCGGGCTGGTTATTTCCTCCCTTCGATCACCTCAATGGTCGTGATTGCTCTCATCTTCACCAATCTCTATCAGCGCGGTGGTTACATTGCTACGCTGGCAACCATGATCGGATTAACACCGCCGGAACACGGCTTCCTGTTCGACCGCGACACCGCCCTGTATTCGATTATGGGTATGGATATCTGGATGTCGGTCGGTTATTACATGTTGATTTTCCTGGCCGGATTGAAAGCCATCCCAACCGAGCTGTATGAAGCCGCAGCTATTTCCGGTGCGGGGCGAATTCGTCAATTTTTCTCGATCACTTTGCCGCTCCTGCGTCCGACAGCACTCTTTATCCTGGTTATTAACTCCATCAAGAGCTTCCAGGTATTCGTTGAGATATTTGTCATGACCAAAGGGAAATTCGATACTGCCACAGTTGTCTATTTCCTCTATGATGAGGGACTTCAAACCCAGTTCAAGTTCGGCTATGCCTCCGCAGCGGCTTATGTTCTGTTTATCATTATCGGAGTATTCTCACTGATACAGTTCATCCTGATGCGCCGGAGGCAACCGTTATGGTAG
- a CDS encoding carbohydrate ABC transporter permease, with translation MVERAGGLKKTVHYTLLSIILATMAFPLIWMFRVAFAPVGTETGLFSTLIGGFTFSNFLDLFTADRMGRYLFNSVFVGLAVTLGNLLFSFMAGYALARYRSLANRLLFISVLVVLMIPVHITIIPMYILMLKLKLYDSYWALILPFLVNPIGIFLIKQYVESIPTSMEEAARIDGAGDWRILFTVVMPVCKPALAVLAIQVFFTNWNSFLFPFILTSSESLRTLPVALAMLQGHQAIDWPHLMAGSAIAVIPVLILFMILQRQIVSGITAGAIKQ, from the coding sequence ATGGTAGAGCGCGCCGGGGGACTGAAAAAGACAGTTCATTATACCTTGTTGTCCATCATCCTTGCAACCATGGCCTTTCCTTTGATATGGATGTTTCGGGTTGCTTTCGCACCGGTCGGAACCGAGACCGGACTATTTTCCACTCTGATCGGCGGATTTACGTTCAGTAATTTCCTGGACCTGTTCACGGCCGACCGTATGGGGCGTTACCTTTTCAACTCAGTCTTCGTCGGGCTGGCGGTAACCCTGGGCAATCTGCTATTCAGTTTTATGGCGGGCTATGCCCTGGCGCGATACCGATCTCTCGCCAACCGTTTACTGTTCATTTCGGTGCTGGTTGTGCTGATGATCCCGGTGCATATTACGATCATCCCGATGTACATCCTGATGCTTAAGCTCAAGCTCTATGACAGCTATTGGGCTTTGATTCTCCCCTTCCTGGTCAATCCCATTGGCATTTTTCTGATCAAGCAGTACGTGGAGTCGATCCCGACTTCAATGGAGGAAGCCGCCCGTATCGACGGCGCCGGTGACTGGCGTATCCTGTTCACCGTGGTTATGCCGGTTTGTAAACCGGCTCTGGCCGTGCTGGCGATACAAGTGTTTTTTACCAACTGGAACTCTTTCCTGTTTCCTTTCATTCTCACCTCGAGCGAATCACTTCGCACACTACCGGTAGCTCTGGCCATGCTCCAGGGTCACCAGGCGATCGACTGGCCGCATTTAATGGCCGGTTCGGCAATTGCGGTAATTCCGGTTCTGATTCTTTTCATGATCCTGCAAAGGCAGATTGTTAGCGGGATTACAGCCGGAGCGATCAAACAATAA
- a CDS encoding OmpA family protein, whose protein sequence is MKTLVVAVALLSVVIGGCGVNKAYVEEQIQASEGRTSAQIAAVKGTADANKAEVDKLKALANELSTKTDMALNRAKGFENYQIIWQGEVNFKFDSWDITDVAQATLMEAGETMEKNPASVIEVAGHTDRTGSSKYNLLLGEKRAAAAKRFLADHFGVSLYRMFTISYGEDKPVAMPDEKGAASKNRRVTLKIWGPMQ, encoded by the coding sequence ATGAAGACTCTTGTGGTTGCTGTTGCTCTCCTTTCCGTCGTAATCGGCGGTTGTGGCGTCAACAAAGCGTACGTGGAAGAACAGATCCAGGCATCTGAGGGCCGTACTTCGGCTCAGATCGCAGCGGTTAAGGGCACTGCTGATGCCAACAAGGCCGAAGTTGACAAGCTCAAGGCTCTGGCTAACGAGCTTTCGACCAAAACCGACATGGCTCTGAATCGTGCGAAAGGCTTCGAGAACTACCAGATTATCTGGCAGGGCGAAGTCAACTTCAAGTTCGATAGCTGGGATATCACCGACGTGGCGCAGGCGACCCTGATGGAAGCCGGTGAAACGATGGAAAAGAATCCGGCTTCGGTTATCGAAGTTGCCGGTCACACCGACCGCACCGGTTCCTCCAAGTACAATCTGCTGCTCGGCGAAAAGCGTGCCGCTGCCGCCAAGCGCTTCCTGGCCGATCACTTCGGCGTTTCCCTCTACCGTATGTTCACCATTTCTTACGGTGAGGATAAGCCGGTTGCGATGCCCGATGAAAAGGGTGCGGCCAGCAAGAACCGTCGCGTCACCCTGAAAATCTGGGGTCCGATGCAGTAA
- a CDS encoding Ig-like domain-containing protein translates to MKHITSRLSDLIGLILPTTILISMLLSCAEVADPPGGPEDKQGPFVMGSEPQNGSVDTPISDQVTIYFSETIKAPSSGKTVYISPRLDEDPEVKWKSDRLIVNFPDSFLPNQTYIVSVAAGVVDLRGNKMDSSLTVAFSTGSDIAHGALSGILYNEKGSYKAGGTIALYGEKQITDSTIFDSIYAEYLTQSATEGAFELSYLPDGDYLLLAFDDRNGDERLNPLVESYGLPDRPVSIGGKIDLSSLNMILYDCDTTTPSILSAANNTDGLIRVRFQRELKVTNLMAHPERIWLSPRTDSTVMLPALKVLDEGKDKLSSITFFAGDLSDGAYQLFVTWDTTRNPIRFEELIITAKEDKTPPELLSFEPDNIPRLPGDIEIRASFSEPIDSSSLTPGTFVLTRGAEAVPVPYVLDWSEPLSIRIVPDSLLGGEAYHLEMVEFELVDKAGNALGDTLQGFNFRTISDDSLGSISGAVVVSVPSKGNDPVLLTFRRLDGKIWFSTTAEEGAYMIDVPGGKYLASALVDTDGNGEPSKGSLKPFRFAETMATFADTIVVRPRFETAGVDFEIK, encoded by the coding sequence GTGAAGCACATAACCTCCCGCCTTTCTGACCTGATCGGTCTGATTCTCCCGACCACAATTCTGATTTCCATGTTATTATCCTGTGCCGAAGTGGCTGATCCCCCCGGCGGACCTGAGGACAAACAGGGACCGTTCGTGATGGGCTCCGAACCTCAGAACGGCAGTGTGGATACTCCTATTTCAGATCAGGTCACGATCTATTTTTCAGAGACGATTAAAGCTCCATCATCCGGCAAGACTGTTTATATCTCCCCGCGACTCGATGAAGACCCGGAAGTGAAGTGGAAGTCCGACCGATTGATCGTAAATTTCCCCGATAGCTTTCTGCCGAATCAAACCTATATCGTTTCGGTTGCGGCGGGGGTGGTAGATTTGCGCGGCAACAAAATGGACAGCAGTCTTACGGTAGCTTTCTCCACCGGCTCCGATATCGCTCATGGGGCGCTTTCTGGTATACTATACAACGAAAAGGGAAGTTACAAGGCCGGTGGTACGATCGCTCTTTACGGTGAAAAGCAGATAACCGATTCGACTATCTTCGATTCCATCTATGCCGAATACCTGACCCAGTCCGCTACCGAAGGGGCTTTTGAATTGTCCTATCTGCCCGATGGCGATTATTTGCTGCTGGCTTTCGATGATCGCAACGGTGATGAACGACTCAATCCGCTTGTCGAGTCATACGGATTGCCGGATCGTCCCGTAAGCATCGGCGGAAAGATTGATCTAAGTTCGCTTAATATGATCCTTTATGATTGCGATACTACCACTCCCAGCATCCTCTCGGCAGCCAATAACACCGATGGTCTTATTCGTGTCCGTTTTCAGCGGGAGTTAAAAGTTACCAATTTAATGGCCCATCCTGAACGGATATGGTTGTCTCCACGGACCGACAGCACCGTCATGCTGCCTGCTTTAAAGGTGCTGGACGAAGGCAAAGACAAGCTTAGCTCGATAACATTCTTTGCCGGTGATTTGTCCGATGGCGCCTATCAACTTTTTGTAACCTGGGACACAACCCGCAATCCAATCCGCTTCGAAGAGTTAATTATTACGGCCAAAGAAGACAAAACACCTCCGGAGCTGCTGTCGTTCGAACCGGATAATATCCCTCGCTTACCGGGCGATATCGAAATACGAGCTTCTTTTTCGGAACCGATTGACAGTTCCTCGCTGACTCCGGGCACGTTCGTACTGACGCGAGGAGCTGAGGCGGTACCGGTTCCGTATGTGCTTGACTGGTCGGAGCCGCTTTCTATTCGGATCGTTCCTGACAGCTTATTGGGGGGAGAGGCATATCATTTGGAGATGGTCGAGTTCGAGTTGGTCGACAAAGCCGGCAATGCCCTCGGAGACACGCTGCAGGGTTTCAATTTCCGTACTATTTCGGATGACTCTCTCGGATCAATATCGGGAGCGGTGGTTGTATCCGTTCCGAGTAAAGGAAACGATCCGGTTTTGCTGACTTTCCGGCGGCTTGACGGCAAGATATGGTTTTCTACTACAGCCGAAGAGGGTGCTTATATGATCGATGTCCCGGGTGGTAAATACCTGGCATCGGCACTGGTCGATACGGACGGCAACGGTGAGCCGAGCAAAGGCTCCCTGAAGCCTTTCCGTTTTGCTGAAACAATGGCAACCTTTGCGGATACGATTGTAGTGCGGCCGAGGTTCGAAACAGCCGGGGTGGATTTCGAGATCAAATGA
- a CDS encoding tetratricopeptide repeat protein has product MICAVLIAVGCGGRSSVANPVTKQEKANLSKSANQRDAGQSSSDSRVIRTQVDDSIHPTALHFFVNGALFEADGQYRHAAEQYKRALQYHPLSHEIRLSFARMLFALREYDNAVEALRVIEPEDDMVQRLRGACFHELGEGDSAAYYYLAAVRLDSINVAPFAYLAAYYQSREVLDSTVWAYRNLTRLRPDDHSLWYELGRLYTLQGELIPAQEAYSQSIELLDDSSNMMAYVRIGELYEARRMKDSSIVMFKKALERDPENIVLNRILGTYYISADSFATALPYTQRVAEAAPMERMAQRRLALVYYVLDSLDIADSILTSLVESGDNDPTNYAYLGRIGVMREDYNKALVNFEAALKVVDTSYDAYLDLGWVYSKLDLIPQEIELYRQGLNRVTDSTGTIRLLMSLGAVLEKDGQTEECISVLERALELAPNDPTCLNFLGYLLADRGERLDYAKKLISRAVEQQPDNAAFLDSYGWVYYRLGKYGDALSYLQKAAELDNDPTILDHLGDAYEANGKEDKARLWWEKALELDPDNEVIKEKLKE; this is encoded by the coding sequence ATGATATGCGCGGTATTGATCGCGGTCGGTTGTGGAGGCCGGAGCAGTGTCGCCAATCCTGTAACTAAACAGGAAAAGGCGAACCTCTCGAAATCTGCCAACCAGAGAGATGCCGGTCAATCAAGCAGCGATTCTCGAGTAATTCGCACCCAGGTTGACGACAGCATTCATCCCACCGCTTTGCATTTCTTCGTTAACGGCGCTTTGTTCGAAGCGGACGGGCAATATCGCCATGCTGCGGAGCAGTACAAGCGTGCTTTACAGTATCATCCTCTTTCTCACGAAATACGCCTTTCGTTTGCGCGTATGTTGTTCGCCTTGCGCGAGTATGACAATGCCGTTGAGGCACTCCGAGTGATCGAACCCGAAGACGACATGGTCCAACGTTTGAGAGGTGCTTGTTTCCATGAATTGGGAGAGGGGGATTCTGCAGCTTATTATTACCTGGCGGCAGTACGACTAGACAGCATTAATGTAGCCCCTTTTGCATACCTGGCGGCGTATTATCAAAGCCGCGAAGTGCTAGATTCGACTGTCTGGGCTTACCGCAATCTTACGCGATTGCGTCCGGATGATCATTCTCTGTGGTATGAATTAGGGCGGTTGTATACTCTCCAGGGAGAGTTGATCCCGGCACAGGAGGCTTACAGCCAATCGATCGAACTACTAGATGACTCTTCCAACATGATGGCTTATGTGCGAATCGGTGAGCTGTATGAAGCCCGGCGGATGAAAGACTCATCCATTGTAATGTTCAAGAAAGCTCTCGAACGTGATCCCGAAAACATTGTCCTTAACCGCATTCTCGGGACATACTACATCAGCGCCGATTCATTCGCAACGGCGCTGCCGTACACGCAACGAGTGGCGGAAGCCGCGCCCATGGAACGCATGGCCCAGCGAAGACTCGCTTTGGTTTATTATGTCCTCGATTCACTCGATATAGCTGATTCGATTCTGACTTCGTTGGTGGAATCCGGGGATAACGACCCGACCAACTATGCTTATTTAGGTCGGATTGGAGTAATGCGAGAAGATTACAACAAGGCTCTGGTTAATTTCGAGGCTGCGCTGAAGGTTGTCGATACCTCTTACGATGCTTATCTCGACCTAGGCTGGGTTTACAGCAAACTGGACCTGATTCCCCAGGAGATTGAGCTTTACCGTCAGGGGCTGAATCGCGTCACCGATTCCACCGGAACCATCAGATTGTTGATGTCGTTAGGGGCGGTGCTGGAAAAGGATGGTCAGACCGAAGAATGCATCAGTGTCCTGGAACGAGCGCTGGAGCTTGCTCCCAACGATCCCACTTGCCTGAATTTCCTGGGATATCTTCTTGCTGACCGAGGTGAACGTCTCGACTATGCGAAAAAGCTGATTTCACGCGCGGTAGAACAACAACCCGACAACGCCGCATTTCTGGATTCTTACGGCTGGGTTTACTACCGCTTAGGCAAATATGGTGATGCCCTGAGTTATCTTCAGAAAGCCGCAGAGCTTGACAATGATCCTACGATTCTCGATCATCTGGGAGACGCCTACGAGGCGAACGGCAAGGAAGATAAAGCCCGGCTCTGGTGGGAAAAAGCCCTTGAGCTGGATCCTGACAATGAAGTCATTAAAGAGAAACTGAAAGAGTGA